The Candidatus Zymogenus saltonus nucleotide sequence GAAATTGACGATTTTACAGAAGACCGAGAAGGCCCTCGATTCCCATGTGGGCAAGGCGATTATCAAATACGGGATGATAAGGCCCAATGACGTTATTATGGTGGCTTTCTCGGGGGGGAAGGACAGCTGGGCCCTCTTGTTTACGCTCAGGCGGCTTATGGAGAAGGCGCCGGTAAAGTTCTCCATCAAGGCGGTTCACGTCGACGTAGGATTCCCGGGGACGGACACGGCGCCTATCGAGGAGTATCTCGACTATCACAAATTCGACTACGAGATATTGAGGACGGGGATCTACAAACTCACAAAGATGAAATTGAGCCCCGACCAGAATCCGTGCCCCTTTTGCGCAAGGATGAGGCGCGGGGCGCTTTATGGTAGAGCGAATGGGGGCGGCTTTACGACGATAGCCTTAGGTCACCACCGGGAAGACCTTCTCGAAACGCTCCTGATGAACCTCTTTTTCAACGGGCTTCTTCGGGCGATGGCCCCCAGGTACGTCGCCAAAGATTACGGTTACGCGGTTATCCGCCCGATGGTGTTCGTAGAGGAACGGCTGATCTCCCGCTACGCGAGGCTGATGGATTTTCCGATTGTCGATATTTGCCCTCACAAGGCGAAGGCTGTGGGCAAGCGCTCGGAGATGAAGGAGCTGATCTCAAACCTCGAGAGGAAGTACCCGAAGATAAAGAAGATAATGTTCAGGGCGCTGGGCAATGTCGATGCGGATCATCTCATGGACGAAACCCTTTACGGGTTTAAATCCTTGGGAGACGGGATAGACGTAAATGAAGACAGTAGATGTTAAAACCGATACGGACCGGGCCGTCTCCCTCGCCGTCGAGGCGCTGAGGCGGGGGGAGGTGTTGATCTATCCCACCGATACCCTCTACGGGCTCGGCGCGGACGCGAGAAACAAAAGGGCGATATCGAGGCTTATGGAGATAAAGGGTCGGTCCGCTGGCCTCGTCTTTTCGGTGATGCTCGGGGACGTGAGCGAGCTTGTAAAGCTGGTCAAGGTCAGGGGCGGATTAAGGCCGGTCCTCAAGATGCTCCCGGGGCCGTATACGTTTGTCTTTCCCTCGAAGGAGAAGCTCCCGGATGGAGTCATAGGGTCGGGGGTGGGGATAGGGGTCAGAATCCCGGACCACCCGGTGGCCCTCAAGATCGCTATGGAGTTCAAGGCACCGATAATCACGACCAGCGTAAACAGGACGGGGGAGCCGCCGCTGACGAAATCGAGGGAGATCGTCGAGATGTTCAACGACGAGGTGGACCTCTTCCTCGATTCGGGGGATATAGCCGGCGTGCCCTCCACGGTAATATCGTTTGTGTCCCATCCGCCGAAGGTCTTGAGGGTGGGCGCCGGTGATACGGCTTTCTTGAGCGAAATTGAAACTCTATAAGGGGAGCTTCTTGGCTCAAAGACCGGGAGTCGTCTCGTACTGAGATATTTGGGGATTTGACATGGCTTTTGACTTTGACCTCGATGAGATGTTCGGTTGGGCGCGGGATCACTACAGCCTCGGCTTTAAGAGGCCGGGGACCCATGAGGGAATGAGGGCGGAGGAGTATATCTACGGCCTTTTCAAGGGATTCGGGCTTCCCAAAGTTGCGATCGAGGACGTCCCCTTTTTCGGCTGGTTTCACGAGAAGGCTCACATTATCGTTCACGGCGCGGCGGCGGGTTCAAAGAGCTTTCCCTGCGAGCCTATCGTCTACACCGCCTTTACGGCTCCTTCGGGGATCACGGCCCCGATAATCGATGTGGGGTTTGGGGCGAAGGAGGACTTCGATAGGATTGATCTCAAAGGCAAGATCGCCCTCGTGACTTACGCCCACGGCCGCCTTCCTTACGACGTCATGTACGAGATAGGCTACTACGTCCACGACCCGGAAGGCAGCATGGCAGGGAAAGACCAGGTGATGTCGTGGATTGCCGAGGAGGAGCAGAGGGTCTATGAGGCCGCTGTGGATGCGGGGGCGGCGGGTTTTATCGGGGTGTATCCCCTTGACATCACCCCTTACCTCTGCTTTGAGGGAGGGGACGCCTTTACCGGAACTGTTGGCTCGATTCCGGGGGTGGGGTTAAAAAAATCTGACGGGGAGCTTCTTAGGGAGCTGGTTTTAAAGGATGATATTTCGGCCACAATCGTTCTCACAGGCGAGATGAGAAGGAGCGTCACCCGAAACATAGTCGGGATTATTCCGGGGGAGTCGGAGCGGGTAATCCAGGTCACATCCCACCACGACTCGATGTGGCTGGGCGCCACCGAAGACGCCTCCGGCGTCAGCGTGGTGTTGGCGTTGGCCAAGGCGTATGCGGATAGATACAGGGACAAGAGGCCGAAGAAGACCCTGGTCTTTCTGCTGGAGGCGGCGGAGTGCCTCTTCGTGATCGGCTCCAGGGGCTACATATCGAGGCACAGGGAAGATTTGATAAGAAACCTCGTGTGCGACCTCCACGCCGAGCACCTCGCCCTGGAGTTTGCCGAGGGTGATAACGGCGTGCTCGTTCCGACCGGCGACATCATGCCGAGGGCGCTGTTCGTAACTGACGCCGGCCCCCTTGTGGAGATCGTGAAGGGGGCGGTGGTGAAAAACAACCTCAGGAGGACGGCGATGATACCTGCCGATACTCCCTTCGGCGTCCCCACGGACGCAACGGCGTACAACAGGTCGGGGATTCCGGTCGTCAGCTTCATCTCACCCCCGCTCTACTGGAACGGGATCGAGGACACCTGGGACAAGCTCGCCGTCGACGAGCTTATCCCGACGGCAAGGGCGTTTTCGGACATGGTCGAGGCCCTTCTCGAGGCCGATCCCGACACGATCAGAAAACCGGCCCCCCCGACCGGCGGGTACATCACATACGGCAGTCGGGTGAAGGATAAAAAGGGGTGAGCCGCTCGTCACAAGGGCGAACACATATCCCAAATCCCCATGCTTTTCGGCGGTCAGGCTTTTTTATAAGGTTGCCCCATCGACTCCTTTCAATGCTGCCCAATCGTCATTTTGTGTGGGGAAATGATGGGTCGGAGAACTCTATAGATCCACGAGATCCCCGTTCGGCATCAAGTCGTCTTCAGGCGGCGAGCCGGTCTCGTTGAAGATCTTCTTCCTCACACAGGTTTCCGATTTTTTCTTGTTATTACAGTACTCGTCGATCAACGAAGCGCAGGTTTTTTTATAGGAATCCCGGTATTTCTTCAAGAATCCGCAATCCTCGAACTTCTCACACATATCCATTTTTTCTTCTCTCTCAAGTGGTTTTTCTTAAAGCAGATTGTCAACAGTAAAAATCGCTATTTACCGTGCATCCGTTTACAAAGCACCGATTGGGGATTGAATATGAGATTACCCCGTCTCTCATCAGTCCTTTTTCGGCGCAGAAAGTACTTCATTCGTTTTAAATCGGATTTATGCTCAAAAAAAAGCGGCTTTCGGCCGCCTCACTCTAAACCCAGATTTTGAGATTTGCTTTTTCCATAATCGGTCAAAAAAATCGTCCCTATCCCAACATGCCTTTTCCGCCCCCACCCCCCCCCTCAGCTCGACTTTCCCACCTCCCCTAACTCAACTTTCCCACTCCTGTCTCAATTTCCCTGTCTCCCCGACTCAACTCTCCCCACCCCAACTTGCCTTCCCCCCCTAATTCAACTTTCCCACTCCCCACCCGACTCAAGTTGCCCGACCCTCGACACAATTAACTTCCTCTACCCCTTCTTGAATCCTACTGACCCGTTACCTAAAAATCCCTGCCCCCCTTTTAAATCCTCTCGGCATTTTGTATAAACCTATTCTGCCCTTTCTTTATTGGGAC carries:
- a CDS encoding tRNA 2-thiocytidine(32) synthetase TtcA (TtcA; YdaO; catalyzes the thiolation of cytosine 32 in specific tRNAs; forms 2-thiocytidine (s(2)C)): MTILQKTEKALDSHVGKAIIKYGMIRPNDVIMVAFSGGKDSWALLFTLRRLMEKAPVKFSIKAVHVDVGFPGTDTAPIEEYLDYHKFDYEILRTGIYKLTKMKLSPDQNPCPFCARMRRGALYGRANGGGFTTIALGHHREDLLETLLMNLFFNGLLRAMAPRYVAKDYGYAVIRPMVFVEERLISRYARLMDFPIVDICPHKAKAVGKRSEMKELISNLERKYPKIKKIMFRALGNVDADHLMDETLYGFKSLGDGIDVNEDSRC
- a CDS encoding threonylcarbamoyl-AMP synthase; translation: MKTVDVKTDTDRAVSLAVEALRRGEVLIYPTDTLYGLGADARNKRAISRLMEIKGRSAGLVFSVMLGDVSELVKLVKVRGGLRPVLKMLPGPYTFVFPSKEKLPDGVIGSGVGIGVRIPDHPVALKIAMEFKAPIITTSVNRTGEPPLTKSREIVEMFNDEVDLFLDSGDIAGVPSTVISFVSHPPKVLRVGAGDTAFLSEIETL
- a CDS encoding M28 family peptidase; translation: MAFDFDLDEMFGWARDHYSLGFKRPGTHEGMRAEEYIYGLFKGFGLPKVAIEDVPFFGWFHEKAHIIVHGAAAGSKSFPCEPIVYTAFTAPSGITAPIIDVGFGAKEDFDRIDLKGKIALVTYAHGRLPYDVMYEIGYYVHDPEGSMAGKDQVMSWIAEEEQRVYEAAVDAGAAGFIGVYPLDITPYLCFEGGDAFTGTVGSIPGVGLKKSDGELLRELVLKDDISATIVLTGEMRRSVTRNIVGIIPGESERVIQVTSHHDSMWLGATEDASGVSVVLALAKAYADRYRDKRPKKTLVFLLEAAECLFVIGSRGYISRHREDLIRNLVCDLHAEHLALEFAEGDNGVLVPTGDIMPRALFVTDAGPLVEIVKGAVVKNNLRRTAMIPADTPFGVPTDATAYNRSGIPVVSFISPPLYWNGIEDTWDKLAVDELIPTARAFSDMVEALLEADPDTIRKPAPPTGGYITYGSRVKDKKG